A single Longimicrobium sp. DNA region contains:
- a CDS encoding radical SAM protein: MKVLLINPPNNYYDAFELAPPLGLLSLGAAIREEGAEVAILDFNLRATADHAFVGDGFYRRALALIAAHAPDVVGLTSMVVNSHVALELARLVKEADPAVHLVLGGTHFSAIAEEVLTFYPWVDFVIKGEGELPARELVRTLRGGGRPTHAAPAPGVAFRHGGEVVASHTRKPFDSMDQLPAPAYDLVDTAEYFRVNPDRVLDYEPGRGCMYKCSFCYSPVHYGSGGQSKSIDRMLADMQRLQDLGAGHLFFVQDNFVNNTRFAKEACIAMANAGFTLTWNCYTTLPQMTEEMMRLLGAAGCTNAFTGIDAVNEECQKEYLKKFYRGWEPLERTLRYSVASGVTPTCAFLVENPQSGVDRINRTLVTALFARCNGAGLRLNTLTLYNGTPSEQAHGGTVTYSELKPRLLLDCPDVVQVNDYARQHPRLFPFHNTHLPPDVWERFASGMHVAYTLFQAFPLTLYRWVTEDGGSLWEMIDGIARAAGDLTQLQPDERRPLERVLFARWFDRQPRMQRITTETFELERAELSVRWGAERRASLRVDGTAREVVVRPHALVRLGYDASELRRFELGATPERGAPRDVLVQRSRGGLVHQEIAPETALAAASIRLNNGNLVADLPPATLETLALAGLVSTPAAAA, encoded by the coding sequence ATGAAGGTCCTGCTCATCAACCCGCCCAACAACTACTACGACGCCTTCGAGCTGGCCCCGCCGCTGGGGCTCCTCTCGCTGGGCGCGGCGATCCGCGAGGAGGGGGCGGAGGTCGCCATCCTCGACTTCAACCTGCGCGCGACCGCGGACCACGCCTTCGTAGGGGACGGCTTCTACCGGCGCGCGCTCGCGCTGATCGCCGCGCACGCGCCGGACGTGGTCGGGCTGACGTCGATGGTGGTGAACTCGCACGTGGCGCTGGAGCTGGCCCGGCTCGTCAAGGAAGCGGACCCCGCGGTGCACCTGGTGCTCGGCGGAACCCACTTCTCGGCGATCGCGGAGGAAGTCCTCACCTTTTACCCGTGGGTCGACTTCGTAATCAAGGGCGAGGGCGAGCTGCCGGCGCGCGAGCTGGTGCGCACGCTTCGCGGCGGGGGGCGCCCAACGCACGCCGCGCCGGCGCCCGGCGTCGCCTTCCGCCACGGCGGGGAGGTGGTGGCGTCGCACACGCGAAAGCCGTTCGACTCCATGGACCAGCTTCCGGCCCCCGCGTACGACCTGGTGGACACCGCCGAGTACTTCCGCGTGAACCCCGACCGCGTGCTGGACTACGAGCCGGGGCGCGGCTGCATGTACAAGTGCTCGTTCTGCTACAGCCCGGTGCACTACGGCTCAGGCGGGCAGTCCAAGAGCATCGACCGCATGCTGGCCGACATGCAGCGGCTGCAGGACCTGGGCGCCGGCCACCTGTTCTTCGTGCAGGACAACTTCGTGAACAACACCCGCTTCGCCAAGGAGGCGTGCATCGCCATGGCGAACGCGGGGTTCACCCTCACGTGGAACTGCTATACGACTCTTCCTCAGATGACGGAGGAGATGATGCGGCTGCTGGGGGCCGCGGGGTGCACCAACGCCTTCACCGGCATCGACGCCGTCAACGAGGAGTGCCAGAAGGAGTACCTCAAGAAGTTCTACCGTGGGTGGGAGCCGCTGGAGCGCACGCTCCGCTACTCGGTGGCGAGCGGGGTCACCCCCACCTGCGCCTTCCTGGTGGAGAACCCGCAGAGCGGCGTCGACCGCATCAACCGCACCCTGGTCACCGCGCTCTTCGCGCGCTGCAACGGCGCGGGGCTTCGGCTCAACACCCTTACGCTCTACAACGGAACGCCCAGCGAGCAGGCGCACGGGGGCACCGTCACGTACTCCGAGCTCAAGCCGCGCCTCCTTCTGGACTGCCCGGACGTGGTGCAGGTGAACGACTACGCGCGCCAGCACCCGCGGCTCTTCCCCTTCCACAACACCCACCTGCCGCCGGACGTATGGGAGCGGTTCGCGAGCGGGATGCACGTGGCGTACACGCTCTTCCAGGCGTTTCCGCTCACGCTGTACCGGTGGGTCACGGAGGACGGCGGGTCGCTGTGGGAGATGATCGACGGGATCGCGCGTGCGGCGGGCGACCTGACGCAGCTTCAGCCGGACGAGCGCCGGCCGCTGGAGCGCGTGCTGTTCGCGCGCTGGTTCGATCGCCAGCCGCGCATGCAGCGCATCACCACCGAGACGTTCGAGCTGGAGCGGGCCGAGCTCAGCGTCCGCTGGGGCGCCGAGCGTCGCGCGTCGCTGCGCGTGGACGGCACCGCGCGGGAGGTGGTGGTACGTCCGCATGCCCTGGTGCGGCTGGGCTACGACGCGTCGGAGCTGCGCCGCTTCGAGCTTGGCGCCACGCCCGAGCGGGGCGCGCCGCGCGACGTGCTGGTGCAGCGCTCCCGCGGCGGGCTCGTACACCAGGAGATCGCCCCCGAAACGGCCCTCGCGGCCGCCTCGATTCGGCTGAACAACGGCAACCTGGTCGCGGATCTCCCTCCCGCGACCCTGGAGACGCTTGCCCTGGCCGGGCTCGTCTCCACGCCCGCCGCGGCGGCGTAG